In Stegostoma tigrinum isolate sSteTig4 chromosome 7, sSteTig4.hap1, whole genome shotgun sequence, one genomic interval encodes:
- the LOC125454068 gene encoding tubulin alpha-1B chain-like has product MGNACWELYCLEHGIRPDGIMHRDWTYGAADNSYVTFFSETGAGKLVPRALFIDLEPTVIDEVRTGTYRQLFHPEQLITGKEDAANNYARGHYTIGREIVDLALDRIRKLADDCTGLQGFLLFHSFGGGTGSGFTSLLMQCLTVDYGKKTKFEFTIYPAPQISTAVVEPYNAILTTHTTLEHSDCCFIADNEALYDICRRNLDIERPTYTNLNRLLAQVVSCITCSLRFEGALNVDLVEFQTNLVPYPRIHFPLIAYAPVISAEKAYHEQLSVAQLTNACFEPANQMVKCDPRSGKYMAVSMLYRGDVVPKDVNSAIASIKTKRSIRFVDWCPTGFKVGINYQPPTVVPGGDLAKVLRAVCMLSNSTAIAEAWARLNHKFDLMYAKRAFVHWYVGEGMEEGEFSEARDDLAALEKDYEEVGIDSAELDREEY; this is encoded by the exons ATGGGCAATGCCTGCTGGGAGCTGTACTGCTTAGAACACGGTATCCGGCCTGATGGTATTATGCACAGAGACTGGACTTATGGAGCTGCAGATAACTCCTATGTTACCTTCTTCAGTGAGACAGGTGCTGGAAAACTTGTCCCACGAGCTCTGTTTATTGACTTAGAGCCAACCGTGATTG ATGAGGTCCGTACTGGCACCTATCGACAACTCTTCCACCCTGAGCAGCTCATTACTGGCAAGGAAGATGCTGCCAACAACTATGCTCGTGGACACTACACCATTGGCAGAGAGATTGTTGATCTGGCACTGGACAGAATACGCAAACTG GCTGATGATTGCACTGGACTCCAGGGTTTCCTCTTGTTCCATAGCTTTGGTGGAGGCACTGGTTCTGGTTTCACTTCCCTTTTGATGCAGTGTCTTACTGTCGACTACGGCAAGAAAACCAAATTTGAATTTACCATCTATCCAGCTCCTCAGATCTCAACAGCTGTAGTTGAACCCTACAATGCCATCCTCACAACCCACACCACTCTTGAACATTCTGACTGTTGTTTCATCGCAGACAACGAAGCCCTTTATGACATCTGTCGCAGAAATTTGGACATTGAACGTCCGACCTACACCAACCTGAACCGGCTGCTCGCTCAGGTTGTGTCCTGTATTACGTGCTCACTTCGCTTTGAAGGTGCTTTGAATGTTGATCTTGTAGAATTCCAGACAAACTTGGTTCCATATCCACGCATCCATTTTCCTCTGATTGCCTATGCCCCTGTCATCTCTGCTGAGAAGGCTTACCATGAGCAACTCTCGGTGGCTCAGCTCACCAATGCTTGTTTTGAGCCAGCCAACCAGATGGTCAAATGTGACCCTCGCAGTGGCAAGTACATGGCTGTAAGTATGCTCTATCGAGGGGACGTGGTGCCAAAAGATGTCAATTCTGCTATTGCCTCCATCAAGACCAAACGTTCCATTAGATTTGTGGACTGGTGTCCAACCGGTTTCAAGGTCGGCATCAATTACCAGCCTCCAACTGTTGTACCTGGTGGGGACCTGGCCAAGGTGCTGCGTGCCGTGTGTATGTTGAGTAACAGCACAGCCATTGCTGAAGCCTGGGCTCGCCTCAATCACAAGTTTGATCTGATGTATGCCAAGCGTGCCTTTGTACATTGGTATGTGGGTGAGGGGATGGAGGAAGGGGAATTCTCAGAAGCTCGTGATGATTTGGCAGCCCTGGAGAAAGACTATGAAGAAGTTGGTATTGACAGTGCTGAACTTGACCGTGAGGAATATTAG